The following DNA comes from Occultella kanbiaonis.
TGACCAGGTCGCGGATCATCGGTGCGTCGCCGACCTCGACCAGCTCGACCGGCAGGCATGTCGCGACCCCCGCCGCTACCGACTCGGCGAGGCCGGCGGTGTTTCCGAACATGCTCTCGTAGACGATGTAGGCGGTCATTGCGCTCACCATTCCTCTCTGTTCTCCAGAGTGGAACGGCCCGACGGCGGATGCCAGGGACCTACGTCACGTTCCGTCGCGCTCGGCTCACCTTCGGGTGACGAATAGTTCGGACCCGCGGCACTTGACCGTGACCGGCCAGCGCCTCGCCCGACGCGAACCGAGCTGAAGCGAACCGACCGGAGTGAACGGACCGGACAACACCTGCGACGGCAGCATCCTCGCGCAGTCTGGCCCGTGCGGTCCTCCCGTCCGCGGTGGACGAGGGTTGAGCCACCGTGGTGCCTCGACCGTCTGCGATCCTGGATCTTCGCGGCGACACGCGCTCGAGCCGGAATCAAGCTACCCGGCGAGCGAATGGCTGTCTGTCAACTACCTGTGCACGCCGGCGAGCAGCCGAGACAGTCTGTCTGCCGTCCCGGTGGGTGGAACCGATCCGACGAAGCGGTCGCGGCCCGACCTAGCATGCGGCCGATGGCTTGACCAATCGTCGCGAAGAAGGTCCGCTCGTGAACAGCCCGCCCGGTCCGCACAGCATCGCCATCTCGACCGTGTGCCTCGCCGGCGCTCTCGAGGACAAGTTGGCAGCGGCAGCGGCAGCGGGGTTCACCCGTGTCGAGTTGATCGAGTACGACCTGGTCATGTCGTCGTGGTCGCCGCGCCGGCTCGCCGAGGAGGCGGCGGGCATGGGCTTGTCCATCGAGGCGTATCAGCCGTTCCATGTCGAGGCGATCTCGCCCACTGCGTTCCACGCCACTCTTCGCCGGGCCGAGAGCAAGCTCGAACTCCTGTCTGAGCTCGGCGTTCGGGTGATGGTGTGCTGCGCGACGAGGACCGCCGACGGTATCGATGACGACGATCTGGCGGCCGATCAGCTGCGTTCGCTGGCGGAACGGGCGGAGGCGCACGGAGTCCGCCTCGCGTACGAGGCGGTGCCCTGGGGGCGGCTGCGCACACATGAGGACGCCCTCCGTGTGGTCCGCAAGGCCGACCATCCTGCGCTCGGGCTGTGCCTCGACAGCTTCCACCTGCTATCGCCGGAGAACGATTCCTCGGCCGTGGAGCGGATCCCCGTCGACCTGGTCTCGCACGTCCAGCTCGCCGACGCCTTCAGACCGAACCTGGACGTCCGCGAGTGGAGCCTGCACTACCGGATGTTCCCCGGCCAGGGCGCACTGGACGTCGCGGGCTTCGTCGACCGGCTGCTCGTCAAGGGCTATGGGGGATCGATCGCGCTCGAGGTCTTCAACGACGTCTATCAGCAGGAGGACCCACGGCATGCCGCGACCGACGCGATGCGCTCGCTGTTCGCGTTCGCCGAGGCACTGGACTCGCGAGCCTCGTTCGGCATTCCTGAGCGGTTCGGCACGGAGGACCTACCGGCGGTGCCCGAGCTGGGGGGCTTCGCGTTCGCGGAACTCGCTCTGGACGATGTGTCGTCCCCTCTGGTCTCGCGTGCACTGGCCTCACTGGGGTTCGCCCAGGTCGGTCGGCATCGCTCCAAGCCTGTGGAGCTGTGGGAGCAGGGCGGAGCTCGGGTTCTGCTCAACCTGGCGCCGGAGCGGTCCATCACTCCGGCGACAGCCTCGATCTCTGCGCTGGCGGTCGAGAGTGCCGATCCGGATGCCTCGATGCGACGTGCCGAGCGGATGCTCGCACCGGAGCTGGCCAGGCGGCGAGCTCCTGACGAGGCCACCCTGAGCGGTGTCGCCGTGCCCGATGGCACCGCGCTGTTCTTCTGTGCTCCCGGAACCGGGAACTCGTGGCGTGACGACTTCGACCCGACCGAGAGAACTGCGGAGCCGTCGCCGTTGCTCACCGGGATAGATCACGTGTCGATCACCGAGTCGGTTGACGACTTCGACCAATCGACTCTGTTCTTCCGGTCGGTACTGGGACTCGTTCCGGGAGAGGCGACGGAGGTCACGGCGCCCTTCGGGCTGATCCGTGGCTGGTCTGCGAGCGACCCCGGGCGCAACGTCCGCGTGACCCTGAATACAACCGCGCTGCGACGCGGTGACTGGGCCCCCGGCGTCTCGAGTCCCCAGGTCATCGCCTTCGCCACGGAGGACGCGATCCGGTGCGCAAAGGTCCTCCGTGAGCGGGGTGCGAGGATCCTCGAGATCCCACGCAACTACTACGACGACCTCGACGCCCGGATGCCGCTCCCAGCCGAGGTGTTGACGGCGCTGCGTGAGAACTCGGTCGTCTACGATCGCGACTCCCGCGGCGAGTACCTGCACTTCTTCACGGAGATGCTCGGCTCGCGCGTGATCTTCGAGGTGGTCCAGAGGGTCGAGGGATACGACGGCTACGGCGATCCGCACAGCATCCCGTTGCGAATGGCAGCGCACCGCCGTCAGCGGCTGCGCATGCTCGCGAGCGCGCCAACCGTTGCTGAGGCCGACCACTTTCATCGATACTCGCTCGCACATCTCACCGCGCTCAGCCTGTCGCCCCCGGAGCTGGTGGACGCTGCCGCTGCCGCCGGCTATCGCTATGTGGGACTTCGGATGACGAAGGTCACCGCGCAGGAGCCCTACTACCCGCTGCCGTACGATCCGGCACTCATGCGCGCGACGAAGACGCACCTCGCCGCGACCGGCATCGAGGTGCTCGACATCGAGCTCGCACGGATGACCTCCGGTGACAGCCCCCGCGACTACCTGCGTTTCCTCGAGGCGGGTGCGGAACTCGGAGCGCGTCACGTCATCACCCAGCTACCCGACGCGGACTTCTCGCGCAAGGCGGCCCGGTTCGCCGAGCTGTGCCAGCTCGCAGCCCCGCTCGGCCTCACCATCGACCTCGAGTTCCCCTCATGGACCGAGACACCGAACCTGACCGAGGCCAGCAGGGTGCTGCGATCAGCGGATCAACCCAACGCCGGAATGCTCATCGATCTCCTCCACTTCGCCAGATCTCGTTCGAGCGTGGACGAGTTGCGTG
Coding sequences within:
- a CDS encoding TIM barrel protein — protein: MNSPPGPHSIAISTVCLAGALEDKLAAAAAAGFTRVELIEYDLVMSSWSPRRLAEEAAGMGLSIEAYQPFHVEAISPTAFHATLRRAESKLELLSELGVRVMVCCATRTADGIDDDDLAADQLRSLAERAEAHGVRLAYEAVPWGRLRTHEDALRVVRKADHPALGLCLDSFHLLSPENDSSAVERIPVDLVSHVQLADAFRPNLDVREWSLHYRMFPGQGALDVAGFVDRLLVKGYGGSIALEVFNDVYQQEDPRHAATDAMRSLFAFAEALDSRASFGIPERFGTEDLPAVPELGGFAFAELALDDVSSPLVSRALASLGFAQVGRHRSKPVELWEQGGARVLLNLAPERSITPATASISALAVESADPDASMRRAERMLAPELARRRAPDEATLSGVAVPDGTALFFCAPGTGNSWRDDFDPTERTAEPSPLLTGIDHVSITESVDDFDQSTLFFRSVLGLVPGEATEVTAPFGLIRGWSASDPGRNVRVTLNTTALRRGDWAPGVSSPQVIAFATEDAIRCAKVLRERGARILEIPRNYYDDLDARMPLPAEVLTALRENSVVYDRDSRGEYLHFFTEMLGSRVIFEVVQRVEGYDGYGDPHSIPLRMAAHRRQRLRMLASAPTVAEADHFHRYSLAHLTALSLSPPELVDAAAAAGYRYVGLRMTKVTAQEPYYPLPYDPALMRATKTHLAATGIEVLDIELARMTSGDSPRDYLRFLEAGAELGARHVITQLPDADFSRKAARFAELCQLAAPLGLTIDLEFPSWTETPNLTEASRVLRSADQPNAGMLIDLLHFARSRSSVDELRELPREWFRFVHVCDAPAEIPATTAELIHTARFERLFPGEGGIDMHGILAALPVGIPYALEIPRAMLVAQVGAKEHARRAIDAARRHLDAAAAMTA